In a single window of the Nocardioides plantarum genome:
- a CDS encoding NUDIX domain-containing protein, producing the protein MADLADVPQQWPVSSTLDLHRDGWVVALRADQVVTPDGATARRLVVEHPGAAVILAVDDHDRVFVLWQYRHPAGRRFVEIPAGLLDGDPGEEPVEVARRELREEAQLQATSWTLLATSYPSPGISAEVQHLFLARGLSPADRGDFELHHEEADMTSAWVPFAELYDAVLAGRVGDGPVIQAVLLARARGLV; encoded by the coding sequence ATGGCCGACCTCGCCGACGTCCCCCAGCAGTGGCCCGTTTCCTCGACCCTGGACCTGCACCGTGACGGGTGGGTCGTGGCGCTCCGTGCCGACCAGGTGGTGACCCCCGACGGCGCGACCGCGCGGCGGCTGGTGGTCGAGCACCCCGGGGCCGCCGTGATCCTGGCGGTGGACGACCACGACCGGGTCTTCGTGCTGTGGCAGTACCGACACCCGGCCGGTCGTCGGTTCGTCGAGATCCCGGCGGGTCTGCTCGACGGCGACCCCGGCGAGGAGCCGGTCGAGGTCGCCCGACGCGAGCTGCGCGAGGAGGCCCAGCTGCAGGCGACCTCGTGGACGCTGCTGGCGACGTCGTACCCCTCGCCGGGCATCAGCGCCGAGGTGCAGCACCTGTTCCTGGCGCGCGGACTGAGTCCCGCCGACCGGGGCGACTTCGAGCTGCACCACGAGGAGGCCGACATGACCTCGGCCTGGGTGCCGTTCGCCGAGCTGTACGACGCGGTGCTGGCCGGGCGCGTCGGTGACGGTCCGGTCATCCAGGCCGTCCTGCTGGCGCGGGCGCGTGGGCTCGTCTGA
- the ald gene encoding alanine dehydrogenase produces MRIGVPKEVKNHEYRVAITPIGVHELIAHGHDVVVQEGAGLGSSITDAEYVAAGARIVGSAEEAWGTDGGVDLVLKVKEPVAEEYPRMREGLTLFTYLHLAADKPLTEELLRRRVTAIAYETVQLPSGGLPLLYPMSEVAGCLAPQVGAYALLKAQGGRGTLMGGVGGVANAKVVIIGAGVSGQNAANIALGMGADVTLLDTDLDKLRMSFWRYNNQVHGLASSRLTIEQQVTQADMVIGAVLIPGAAAPKLVSNELVSRMKPGSVLVDIAVDQGGCFEDTHATTHADPTYQVHGSTFYCVANMPGAVPNTSTYALTNATLPYAVALADKGWFDACVADRSLALGLNTHAGELTNGPVGEAVGIAAVPLEDVLTS; encoded by the coding sequence GTGCGCATCGGCGTCCCGAAGGAAGTCAAGAACCACGAGTACCGCGTCGCCATCACGCCGATCGGCGTGCACGAGCTGATCGCGCACGGCCACGACGTGGTGGTCCAGGAGGGCGCCGGGCTCGGCTCCTCCATCACCGACGCCGAGTACGTCGCCGCCGGCGCGAGGATCGTGGGGAGCGCCGAGGAGGCGTGGGGGACCGACGGGGGCGTCGACCTGGTGCTGAAGGTCAAGGAGCCGGTCGCCGAGGAGTACCCGCGGATGCGCGAGGGGCTCACCCTGTTCACCTACCTCCACCTCGCGGCCGACAAGCCGCTGACCGAGGAGCTCCTGCGGCGCCGGGTCACCGCGATCGCCTACGAGACGGTGCAGCTGCCCTCGGGCGGGCTGCCGCTGCTCTACCCGATGTCGGAGGTCGCCGGCTGCCTGGCGCCCCAGGTCGGGGCCTACGCGCTGCTCAAGGCCCAGGGCGGCCGCGGCACGCTGATGGGCGGCGTCGGCGGTGTGGCCAACGCCAAGGTCGTCATCATCGGAGCCGGCGTCTCGGGGCAGAACGCCGCCAACATCGCCCTCGGCATGGGCGCCGACGTCACCCTGCTCGACACCGACCTGGACAAGCTGCGGATGTCGTTCTGGCGCTACAACAACCAGGTGCACGGCCTGGCGTCGTCCCGGCTGACCATCGAGCAGCAGGTCACCCAGGCCGACATGGTCATCGGTGCCGTGCTGATCCCCGGCGCCGCGGCGCCCAAGCTCGTCTCCAACGAACTCGTCTCGCGGATGAAGCCGGGCTCGGTGCTCGTCGACATCGCCGTCGACCAGGGCGGCTGCTTCGAGGACACCCACGCCACCACCCACGCCGACCCGACCTACCAGGTGCACGGCTCGACGTTCTACTGCGTGGCCAACATGCCCGGCGCGGTGCCCAACACCTCGACGTACGCGCTGACCAACGCGACCCTGCCGTACGCCGTCGCGCTGGCCGACAAGGGCTGGTTCGACGCCTGCGTCGCCGACCGCTCGCTCGCCCTGGGCCTCAACACGCACGCCGGTGAGCTCACCAACGGCCCCGTCGGCGAGGCCGTCGGGATCGCGGCGGTCCCGCTCGAGGACGTGCTGACCTCGTGA
- the xerD gene encoding site-specific tyrosine recombinase XerD — translation MGHGDVAAAVRTYLDHLTVEKGLALNTLTSYRRDLRRYLEFLGTVGIEDLAGVREETVTAFLVRLREGDADHPPLSSTSAARTVVAVRGFHRFAVADGLAEVDPAASVKPPAAAKRLPKALPLSDVEAILEASGAAGTTLALRDRALLEVLYGTGARISEAVGLDVDDLDLTDGTVLLRGKGGKERLVPVGSYAREAVEAYLVRGRAELVSAGAVSHRGGVGGALFLNARGGRLSRQSAWAVLVKAAERAGVTRDVSPHTLRHSFATHLLDGGADVRVVQELLGHASVTTTQVYTLVTVENLREVFATAHPRARD, via the coding sequence GTGGGGCACGGGGACGTCGCGGCGGCGGTCCGTACCTACCTCGACCACCTGACGGTCGAGAAGGGGCTGGCCCTCAACACGCTCACGTCCTACCGACGCGACCTGCGGCGCTACCTGGAGTTCCTCGGCACGGTGGGCATCGAGGACCTGGCCGGCGTGCGCGAGGAGACGGTGACCGCGTTCCTGGTGCGGCTGCGCGAGGGCGACGCCGACCACCCGCCGCTGAGCTCGACCTCGGCCGCGCGGACGGTGGTCGCCGTCCGCGGCTTCCACCGGTTCGCGGTCGCCGACGGGCTCGCCGAGGTCGACCCGGCCGCCTCGGTCAAGCCGCCGGCCGCGGCCAAGCGACTCCCCAAGGCGCTGCCGCTCTCGGACGTCGAGGCGATCCTCGAGGCGTCCGGGGCAGCAGGCACGACCCTGGCGCTGCGCGACCGGGCGCTGCTCGAGGTGCTCTACGGCACCGGGGCCCGGATCTCCGAGGCGGTCGGCCTCGACGTCGACGACCTCGACCTGACCGACGGCACCGTGCTGCTGCGTGGCAAGGGCGGCAAGGAGCGCCTGGTGCCGGTGGGGTCCTACGCCCGGGAGGCCGTCGAGGCCTACCTGGTGCGCGGTCGCGCCGAGCTGGTCTCGGCCGGCGCGGTCTCGCACCGCGGCGGGGTCGGCGGGGCACTGTTCCTCAACGCCCGGGGCGGTCGGCTCTCGCGGCAGTCGGCGTGGGCCGTGCTGGTCAAGGCGGCGGAGCGGGCAGGGGTCACCCGTGACGTCTCGCCGCACACCCTGCGACACTCGTTCGCGACCCACCTGCTCGACGGGGGTGCCGACGTACGCGTGGTCCAGGAGCTGCTCGGACACGCGTCGGTCACCACCACCCAGGTCTACACACTGGTGACGGTCGAGAACCTGCGCGAGGTGTTCGCGACCGCGCACCCGCGGGCCCGCGACTGA
- a CDS encoding DEAD/DEAH box helicase yields MPERAGPLTPSWVPTPGTAPDDVFLAVSEWAEGRGLPLYPHQDEAIMEIVAGSNVVIATPTGSGKSLVAIGAHAAALADDRVSFYTAPIKALVSEKFFDLCQVFGADNVGMLTGDATVNADAPIICCTAEVLANLALREGAAADVGLVVMDEFHFYAEPDRGWAWQVPLLELTDTQFVLMSATLGDVTDLAADLTLRNGRETAVVDQAERPVPLSFTWALTPLAETLEEIVTTRQAPAYVVHFTQKDAVEHATSLLTASWLPKGTVVELPVGFRFGAGFGKTLSKLLRRGIGVHHAGMLPRYRRLVEQLAQAGALTVICGTDTLGVGINVPIRTVLFTALAKYDGTRSRVLRVREFLQIAGRAGRAGFDTAGYVVVQAPEHTIANERAKAKAAAKNAAMSEEKQAKRGSKAQLKKPPEGTVVWTEATFDKLVAGVPEALVSRMKVDNAMLVNVLSRDEDGFAVMRRLLTDNHEPRRQQLRLARRALRLARSLLDSGTMVRLAEPDALGRRYVLADDVPDDFALNQPLSHYAIEALEVLDPESDDHTVDIVSVIEATLEAPRQILFAQQHAARGEALAEMKADGLEYDERMTLLDKITWPQPLAELLEATYEIYRTRHPWLREDALDPKSVVREMYEAGMSFTDFCSRYQLARSEGLVLRYLTDAYRALRQTVPESHRTPELEDLLEWLGETVRQTDSSLLDEWEALNDPDHAARSVLENEPPTSPRPISKQDRAFRVMVRNAMWRRVELVARDDLDGLMRLERDAADRLDPPRDVVMGRSAWDEAIEAYYAQHDTVLTAGDARGPELLQVSAETGSPAGVDPDEDPGETRLWRVTQTLADPAGDRDWVIEAVADLDASDEAGELVLATVAFRCLTDG; encoded by the coding sequence GTGCCCGAGCGAGCTGGACCCCTGACGCCGTCGTGGGTCCCCACACCCGGCACCGCCCCCGACGACGTCTTCCTGGCGGTCTCGGAGTGGGCCGAGGGGCGCGGGCTCCCGCTCTACCCGCACCAGGACGAGGCGATCATGGAGATCGTCGCGGGTAGCAACGTCGTCATCGCCACCCCGACGGGCTCGGGCAAGTCGTTGGTGGCGATCGGCGCGCACGCCGCCGCGCTCGCCGACGACCGGGTGTCGTTCTACACCGCGCCGATCAAGGCGCTGGTGAGCGAGAAGTTCTTCGACCTGTGCCAGGTCTTCGGCGCCGACAACGTCGGCATGCTCACCGGCGACGCCACGGTCAACGCCGACGCCCCGATCATCTGCTGCACCGCCGAGGTGCTGGCCAACCTGGCGCTGCGCGAGGGCGCCGCTGCCGACGTCGGCCTCGTCGTGATGGACGAGTTCCACTTCTACGCCGAGCCCGACCGGGGGTGGGCGTGGCAGGTGCCGCTGCTCGAGCTGACCGACACCCAGTTCGTGCTGATGTCGGCCACCCTCGGCGACGTCACCGACCTGGCCGCCGACCTCACCCTCCGCAACGGGCGCGAGACCGCGGTCGTCGACCAGGCGGAGCGTCCGGTGCCGCTCAGCTTCACGTGGGCGCTGACCCCGCTGGCCGAGACGCTCGAGGAGATCGTCACGACCCGGCAGGCGCCGGCGTACGTCGTGCACTTCACCCAGAAGGACGCCGTCGAGCACGCCACGTCGCTGCTGACCGCCTCGTGGCTGCCGAAGGGGACCGTGGTCGAGCTGCCCGTCGGCTTCCGGTTCGGCGCCGGCTTCGGCAAGACGCTCTCGAAGCTGCTGCGCCGGGGGATCGGCGTGCACCACGCCGGGATGCTGCCGCGCTACCGCCGCCTGGTCGAGCAGCTCGCGCAGGCAGGGGCGCTGACGGTCATCTGCGGCACCGACACCCTCGGCGTCGGCATCAACGTGCCGATCCGCACGGTGCTGTTCACCGCCCTCGCCAAGTACGACGGCACCCGCTCGCGGGTGCTGCGGGTGCGGGAGTTCCTCCAGATCGCCGGACGAGCGGGCCGCGCCGGCTTCGACACCGCCGGGTACGTCGTCGTCCAGGCTCCCGAGCACACCATCGCCAACGAGCGCGCCAAGGCCAAGGCGGCCGCGAAGAACGCCGCGATGAGCGAGGAGAAGCAGGCCAAGCGCGGCAGCAAGGCCCAGCTGAAGAAGCCGCCGGAGGGCACCGTCGTGTGGACCGAGGCGACCTTCGACAAGCTCGTGGCCGGAGTGCCCGAGGCGCTCGTGTCGCGGATGAAGGTCGACAACGCGATGCTCGTCAACGTGCTGTCGCGCGACGAGGACGGCTTCGCCGTGATGCGTCGGCTGCTCACCGACAACCACGAGCCACGACGCCAGCAGCTGCGCCTGGCCCGGCGCGCGCTGCGCCTGGCGCGCTCGCTGCTCGACTCCGGGACGATGGTGCGCCTGGCCGAGCCGGACGCGCTCGGCCGCCGCTACGTGCTCGCCGACGACGTGCCCGACGACTTCGCACTCAACCAGCCGCTGTCCCACTACGCGATCGAGGCCCTCGAGGTGCTCGACCCGGAGTCCGACGACCACACCGTCGACATCGTCTCGGTCATCGAGGCGACCCTCGAGGCACCGCGACAGATCCTCTTCGCCCAGCAGCACGCGGCCCGCGGCGAGGCACTGGCGGAGATGAAGGCCGACGGGCTCGAGTACGACGAGCGGATGACCCTGCTCGACAAGATCACCTGGCCGCAGCCGCTGGCCGAGCTGCTCGAGGCGACGTACGAGATCTATCGCACGCGGCACCCGTGGCTGCGCGAGGACGCGCTCGACCCGAAGTCGGTGGTGCGTGAGATGTACGAGGCGGGGATGTCGTTCACCGACTTCTGCTCGCGCTACCAGCTGGCGCGCTCCGAGGGGCTGGTGCTGCGCTACCTCACCGACGCCTACCGCGCGCTGCGCCAGACCGTGCCCGAGTCGCACCGCACCCCCGAGCTCGAGGACCTGCTGGAGTGGCTCGGCGAGACCGTGCGCCAGACCGACTCGTCGCTGCTCGACGAGTGGGAGGCGCTCAACGACCCCGACCACGCCGCACGCTCGGTGCTCGAGAACGAGCCGCCGACCTCGCCGCGCCCGATCTCCAAGCAGGACCGGGCGTTCCGCGTGATGGTGCGCAACGCCATGTGGCGGCGCGTCGAGCTCGTCGCGCGCGACGACCTCGACGGGTTGATGCGCCTGGAGCGCGACGCCGCCGACCGCCTCGACCCGCCGCGTGACGTGGTCATGGGTCGGTCGGCCTGGGACGAGGCCATCGAGGCGTACTACGCCCAGCACGACACGGTGCTGACCGCGGGCGACGCCCGCGGGCCGGAGCTGCTGCAGGTCTCGGCCGAGACGGGCTCTCCCGCGGGTGTCGACCCCGACGAGGACCCCGGCGAGACGCGGCTGTGGCGGGTCACCCAGACCCTGGCCGACCCGGCCGGCGACCGCGACTGGGTCATCGAGGCCGTCGCCGACCTCGACGCCTCCGACGAGGCCGGCGAGCTGGTGCTGGCCACCGTCGCGTTCCGCTGCCTCACCGACGGCTGA
- a CDS encoding glycosyl hydrolase gives MARALLAAVFGVVMCVLAVLPGSGHDGSAPTAADRRTATAETPDPSVTEPSSPASSAPTSATTSAPSTDPEPTTQPPQTTPPDQDCTPDVPLVDGDATPEAVCLAATLDDWRTSGRYGLGQQLNVSNADYLAPLDELQPERPAVVGFDLDELALGETYDFATPPLQSLLELNEEGVVLTASWHTLNPGTGGDSYDKGWQDLGALLSPGNAAYDAFWRDVDAKIELLQRLQTGDDGRFAPAAVVFRPLHEANGDWFWWAQGTDPSTYRKLYAAIQQRAAEAGVHNVVWGWSANAVNDDRITDPLTILPDRVDLVGVDSYEEMADKTSQADRLDLSGLAQLAGRVPRAAVTEAGPHGSSSGAWDPARVAPSAAADGVSPAYVMMWFDDGDGSDGSTGKKQLGSLRGGPELLSTCPDGVCSTS, from the coding sequence ATGGCCAGGGCGCTGCTCGCCGCCGTCTTCGGCGTCGTGATGTGCGTGCTCGCCGTGCTGCCCGGCTCGGGCCACGACGGCTCCGCGCCGACCGCCGCCGACCGACGTACGGCCACCGCAGAGACCCCGGACCCGAGCGTGACCGAGCCCTCCTCCCCCGCCAGCTCGGCACCGACCTCGGCGACGACCTCGGCGCCGTCGACCGATCCCGAGCCGACGACCCAGCCCCCGCAGACCACGCCTCCTGACCAGGACTGCACCCCCGACGTGCCGTTGGTCGACGGTGACGCCACGCCCGAAGCCGTCTGCCTGGCCGCGACCCTCGACGACTGGCGGACCAGCGGCCGCTACGGCCTGGGCCAGCAGCTCAACGTCTCCAACGCCGACTACCTCGCCCCGCTCGACGAGCTGCAGCCCGAGCGGCCGGCCGTGGTCGGCTTCGACCTCGACGAGCTCGCCCTCGGCGAGACCTACGACTTCGCGACGCCACCGCTGCAGTCCCTCCTCGAGCTCAACGAGGAGGGCGTCGTGCTCACCGCGTCGTGGCACACCCTCAACCCCGGCACCGGTGGCGACTCCTACGACAAGGGCTGGCAGGACCTCGGCGCGCTGCTGAGCCCGGGCAACGCCGCCTACGACGCCTTCTGGCGCGACGTCGACGCCAAGATCGAGCTGCTCCAGCGACTGCAGACCGGCGATGACGGCCGCTTCGCGCCGGCCGCCGTGGTGTTCCGGCCCCTGCACGAGGCCAACGGCGACTGGTTCTGGTGGGCCCAGGGCACCGACCCCTCCACCTACCGGAAGCTGTACGCCGCCATCCAGCAGCGCGCCGCCGAGGCCGGCGTCCACAACGTCGTGTGGGGCTGGTCGGCCAACGCCGTCAACGACGACCGGATCACCGACCCGCTGACGATCCTGCCCGACCGGGTCGACCTGGTCGGCGTCGACAGCTACGAGGAGATGGCCGACAAGACCTCCCAGGCCGACCGGCTCGACCTGTCCGGACTGGCCCAGCTCGCCGGACGGGTCCCGCGGGCCGCGGTCACCGAGGCCGGGCCCCACGGCAGCAGTAGCGGGGCGTGGGATCCCGCCCGGGTGGCGCCCAGCGCCGCCGCCGACGGCGTGTCCCCCGCCTACGTGATGATGTGGTTCGACGACGGCGACGGCTCCGACGGCTCCACCGGCAAGAAGCAGCTGGGCTCACTGCGCGGTGGGCCCGAGCTGCTGTCGACCTGCCCCGACGGGGTCTGCTCGACCTCGTGA
- a CDS encoding ParA family protein, with protein sequence MTDGSFVGTPAMPPRTEVPRASRPDDLAPREPVAATLPFERPETTAPAVPTPPATPEIGPTGRPVPVFVAPGPVVEGRPARVVSMCNQKGGVGKTTTTINLGAALAEQGRRVLLVDFDPQGSLSVGLGLNPHEMDLSIYNLLMQRDVTLDDVVVPSGVPGMDLLPSNIDLSAAEVQLVHEVAREQTLQRVLAPALDQYDVILIDCQPSLGLLTVNALTASDGVIVPLECEYFALRGVALLKTTIDKVRERLNPKLEIDGVLGTMFDGRTLHSREVMDRLVQAWGDTVFHTVIRRTVKFSDATVAGEPITAYASSSAGADSYRQLAREVLTRWPDE encoded by the coding sequence ATGACTGACGGATCGTTCGTCGGCACCCCCGCGATGCCGCCACGCACGGAGGTCCCGCGCGCCAGCCGCCCCGACGACCTCGCGCCCCGCGAACCGGTCGCCGCGACGCTGCCGTTCGAGCGCCCCGAGACCACCGCCCCCGCCGTACCCACGCCGCCGGCGACCCCCGAGATCGGGCCCACCGGCCGGCCGGTGCCCGTCTTCGTGGCGCCCGGTCCCGTGGTCGAGGGCCGCCCGGCCCGGGTGGTGTCGATGTGCAACCAGAAGGGCGGGGTCGGCAAGACCACGACCACGATCAACCTGGGTGCCGCCCTGGCCGAGCAGGGCCGCCGGGTGCTGCTGGTCGACTTCGACCCGCAGGGCTCCCTGTCGGTCGGCCTGGGCCTCAACCCGCACGAGATGGACTTGAGCATCTACAACCTGCTGATGCAGCGCGACGTCACCCTCGACGACGTCGTCGTGCCGTCGGGCGTGCCGGGCATGGACCTGCTGCCGTCCAACATCGACCTGTCGGCCGCCGAGGTGCAGCTGGTGCACGAGGTGGCCCGCGAGCAGACCCTGCAGCGCGTCCTGGCCCCCGCCCTCGACCAGTACGACGTCATCCTCATCGACTGCCAGCCCTCGCTCGGCCTGCTCACGGTCAACGCGCTGACCGCCTCCGACGGCGTGATCGTGCCGCTGGAGTGCGAGTACTTCGCGCTGCGTGGCGTCGCGCTGCTCAAGACGACCATCGACAAGGTCCGCGAGCGGCTCAACCCCAAGCTCGAGATCGACGGAGTCCTCGGCACCATGTTCGACGGCCGCACCCTGCACAGCCGTGAGGTCATGGACCGCCTGGTGCAGGCGTGGGGAGACACCGTGTTCCACACCGTGATCCGGCGCACCGTGAAGTTCTCCGACGCGACCGTGGCCGGCGAGCCGATCACGGCGTACGCCTCGAGCTCGGCCGGGGCCGACTCCTACCGTCAGCTGGCCAGGGAGGTGCTCACCCGATGGCCCGACGAGTGA
- a CDS encoding segregation and condensation protein A: MTTTDLERPEPGTTAPEFSLHLHNFEGPFDLLLSLISKHKLDITEVALSQVTDEFIAHIKARQSLSPEGEGWDLEQTTSFLLVASTLLDLKCARLLPQGDVEDEEDLALLEARDLLFARLMQYKAFKQVAALFATRLDGEALRHPRAVGLEERYAGLLPEVLIGIGLDQFAGLAAKALEPKVEPEVALHHIHAATVSVREQAGLVVDRLKRGGTLTFRALCGDSPDTLTTVARFLALLELFREGAVAFEQAQALGELTVRWTGDESDDVADTIDIDEFDGTPLPVVPEESP; the protein is encoded by the coding sequence ATGACCACGACGGACCTCGAGCGGCCGGAGCCCGGGACCACCGCCCCGGAGTTCTCGCTGCACCTGCACAACTTCGAAGGCCCCTTCGACCTGCTGCTCAGCCTGATCTCCAAGCACAAGCTCGACATCACCGAGGTCGCGCTGTCGCAGGTGACCGACGAGTTCATCGCGCACATCAAGGCCCGCCAGTCCCTGTCCCCGGAGGGGGAGGGATGGGACCTGGAGCAGACCACGTCGTTCCTGCTGGTGGCCTCGACGCTGCTCGACCTCAAGTGCGCGCGGCTCCTGCCGCAGGGCGACGTCGAGGACGAGGAGGACCTCGCGCTGCTCGAGGCGCGTGACCTGCTCTTCGCGCGGCTGATGCAGTACAAGGCGTTCAAGCAGGTCGCGGCCCTGTTCGCGACCCGGCTCGACGGCGAGGCGCTGCGTCACCCGCGGGCGGTCGGCCTGGAGGAGCGGTACGCCGGGCTGCTGCCCGAGGTGCTCATCGGGATCGGGCTCGACCAGTTCGCGGGGCTCGCGGCCAAGGCACTGGAGCCCAAGGTCGAGCCCGAGGTCGCCCTGCACCACATCCACGCCGCCACCGTGTCGGTGCGCGAGCAGGCCGGGCTCGTGGTCGACCGGCTCAAGCGCGGTGGCACGCTCACCTTCCGGGCGCTGTGCGGCGACTCGCCCGACACCCTGACCACGGTCGCACGGTTCCTGGCGCTGCTCGAGCTCTTCCGCGAGGGTGCGGTCGCGTTCGAGCAGGCACAGGCCCTCGGCGAGCTGACCGTGCGCTGGACCGGCGACGAGTCCGACGACGTCGCCGACACCATCGACATCGACGAGTTCGACGGCACGCCCCTGCCCGTCGTCCCTGAGGAGAGCCCGTGA
- the scpB gene encoding SMC-Scp complex subunit ScpB has product MTESDTDTLAVPLTALRPSLEAVLMVADQPLDATVLATAVSYPAEEVTAALDALAAEYAEQGRGFELRNVAGGWRFYTREEYAAVVEGFVLEGQQARLTQAALETLAVVAYKQPVSRARVSAIRGVNVDGVMRTLLARGLVEEAGRDGDHGATLYRTTTYFLERIGVQSIDELPELAPYLPDLDDLEDELADMVTPPAAAPDAGPDIEPDPAP; this is encoded by the coding sequence GTGACCGAGTCCGACACCGACACCCTGGCGGTGCCGCTCACCGCGTTGCGACCCTCGCTCGAGGCGGTGCTCATGGTCGCCGACCAGCCGCTGGACGCCACCGTCCTGGCGACCGCGGTGAGCTATCCGGCCGAGGAGGTGACGGCCGCCCTCGACGCGCTCGCCGCGGAGTACGCCGAGCAGGGACGCGGGTTCGAGCTGCGCAACGTCGCCGGTGGCTGGCGCTTCTACACCCGCGAGGAGTACGCCGCCGTGGTCGAGGGCTTCGTGCTCGAGGGCCAGCAGGCGCGGCTGACCCAGGCGGCCCTGGAGACGCTGGCGGTCGTGGCCTACAAGCAGCCCGTGTCGCGGGCCCGGGTCTCGGCGATCCGCGGCGTCAACGTCGACGGCGTCATGCGCACGCTGCTCGCGCGCGGCCTGGTCGAGGAGGCCGGCCGCGACGGCGACCACGGCGCCACGCTCTACCGGACGACCACCTACTTCCTGGAGCGGATCGGCGTGCAGTCGATCGACGAGCTGCCCGAGCTGGCGCCGTACCTGCCCGACCTCGACGACCTCGAGGACGAGCTGGCCGACATGGTCACCCCGCCCGCGGCGGCTCCCGACGCGGGTCCCGACATCGAGCCGGACCCGGCGCCATGA
- a CDS encoding pseudouridine synthase translates to MREVATDDEGLIRLQKLLAQSGVASRRKCEELMLDGEVEVDGEVVTRLGAKVDPRTAVIRVSGLRLPPVSEHVYLVLHKPRGVVSTMSDPEGRPTLQDLVDDRPERLFHVGRLDTDTSGLILLTNDGDFAHKMAHPSYEVDKTYVAEVDGEVTKDTVAALLAGVELDDGPVRPTEVRVVASTRPKSIVELVIHEGRNRIVRRLLDHLGHPVRKLSRIRFGPVRLGGLPSGELRELTNDELGALLDSVKL, encoded by the coding sequence ATGAGGGAGGTCGCGACCGACGACGAAGGACTGATCCGGCTGCAGAAGCTGCTCGCGCAGTCCGGGGTCGCCTCGCGCCGCAAGTGCGAGGAGCTGATGCTCGACGGCGAGGTCGAGGTCGACGGCGAGGTCGTCACGCGTCTGGGCGCCAAGGTCGACCCCCGCACCGCGGTGATCCGGGTCTCCGGGCTGCGGCTGCCGCCGGTCTCCGAGCACGTCTACCTGGTGCTCCACAAGCCCCGCGGCGTGGTGTCGACGATGTCGGACCCCGAGGGTCGTCCGACGCTCCAGGACCTGGTCGACGACCGGCCCGAGCGGCTCTTCCACGTGGGGCGCCTCGACACCGACACCTCGGGGCTGATCCTGCTCACCAACGACGGCGACTTCGCCCACAAGATGGCGCACCCGTCGTACGAGGTGGACAAGACCTACGTCGCCGAGGTCGACGGCGAGGTCACCAAGGACACCGTCGCGGCGCTGCTCGCCGGCGTCGAGCTCGACGACGGACCGGTGCGCCCCACGGAGGTGCGCGTCGTCGCCTCGACCCGGCCCAAGTCGATCGTCGAGCTGGTCATCCACGAGGGCCGCAACCGCATCGTGCGCCGGCTCCTGGACCACCTGGGCCACCCCGTGCGCAAGCTGAGCCGGATCCGGTTCGGCCCGGTCCGGCTCGGTGGCCTGCCGTCGGGCGAGCTGCGCGAGCTGACCAACGACGAGCTGGGCGCCCTGCTCGACAGCGTCAAGCTGTAG
- a CDS encoding helix-turn-helix domain-containing protein — translation MSVPPVLAPYVARLAAYDVVGEPGVHIGMPSTRLTLVLAVDEPVDVGWHDGAARGRYWANVSGLHPAPAAIHHGRRQRGVFVELTVAGARALLGTPAAGLAGQMAEVAEVDPALRDLPERLSYADQAAWEGLVARALVGSLARHDVPGPRAEVCRALARLTGGASVADVADDVGFSRRHLGDLVRAEAGVSPQHWGRLARFERSHAQVRTGLPLVEVAVRCGYADQSHLTREWVAFAGCSPTEWRRRELPSVQDRAPDDPPG, via the coding sequence ATGAGCGTGCCACCGGTGCTGGCGCCGTACGTCGCTCGCCTAGCGGCGTACGACGTCGTCGGCGAGCCGGGGGTGCACATCGGGATGCCGTCGACGCGGCTGACCCTGGTGCTGGCGGTCGACGAGCCGGTCGACGTCGGCTGGCACGACGGGGCCGCACGCGGGCGCTACTGGGCCAACGTGTCGGGGCTGCACCCGGCACCGGCGGCGATCCACCACGGCCGGCGTCAGCGCGGGGTCTTCGTGGAGCTCACCGTGGCGGGAGCCCGGGCGCTGCTGGGGACGCCGGCGGCGGGGCTGGCGGGGCAGATGGCCGAGGTCGCCGAGGTCGACCCGGCCCTGCGCGACCTCCCCGAGCGCCTCTCGTACGCCGACCAGGCGGCCTGGGAGGGGCTGGTCGCCCGCGCGCTGGTCGGGTCGCTGGCGCGGCATGACGTCCCGGGGCCGCGGGCCGAGGTCTGCCGGGCACTGGCGCGGCTGACCGGTGGCGCCTCGGTGGCTGACGTCGCCGACGACGTGGGCTTCAGCCGCCGCCACCTGGGCGACCTGGTCCGTGCCGAGGCGGGCGTGAGCCCGCAGCACTGGGGACGGCTGGCGCGGTTCGAGCGCAGCCATGCCCAGGTGCGCACCGGGCTTCCCCTGGTCGAGGTGGCCGTGCGCTGCGGCTACGCCGACCAGTCCCACTTGACGCGGGAGTGGGTCGCGTTCGCGGGCTGCAGCCCGACGGAGTGGCGGCGCCGCGAGCTCCCATCCGTCCAAGACAGGGCGCCCGACGACCCGCCAGGCTGA